CTCGGGCACCGAATTATCGAAATCGGTTGTGTAGAGGTGATTAATCGACGTTTAACTGGTCGGCATTACCACGTTTATATCAACCCAGATATGCCGGTTGATCCAGAAGCGATCCAAGTTCACGGCATCACTGATGAGATGCTGGCTGATAAACCTCGATTTGCTCAGATAGCCGATGATTTTGTCGAGTTTATTCGTGGTGCTGAACTGGTCATACACAACGCTCCGTTTGACGTCGGCTTCATGGATCATGAATTTTCGCGTTTATCCGGTGGCAACTATCAGCCCACCGCGGATTTTTGTGGTGTGCTCGATACATTGCTCCTGGCGAAGCAGACATATCCGGGGCAGAAAAATAACTTGGATGCCCTTTGTCGCCGTTTAGGTATCGATAATTCCCATCGAGAACTGCACGGCGCACTGCTTGATGCTGAGATCCTTGCTGACGTTTATCTACTGATGACCGGCGGTCAGACTAGCCTAGAATTGAGTGACTCCTCTGAAAGCGGCGGTGGCGACGGTAGCCAGATCCGCCGTTTAGGCGCGGATAGAACACCGTTGCAAGTTGTGATGGCGACCGCAGATGAGTTGAAAAAACATCAAGAAATTCTGGATCGTGTCGAAAAGAAAGCAGGAAGCTGTCTTTGGAGAGGCGAGGCTTAGGCCGAGACGTCGCACATTCATGACAAAAAAAAGTTTGGTTTTTAGATCTCTGAGCCTTTGTTGGGCGGCGTTAATGATGCTGCTTTCCTTTGCGAGTATTGCGGATAACCTGAGTCCGCTGCTTAAAAATCGTTTTCGCCTTGATCACGGTATTGAAGAGATCACCTTGGTTATTTACCGTCACGACGGTTCTGCTCCGGTGGTTTTGATCCAGCCTGATGGTAGTAAGCTGTATGCGTCTCGTCATCCTGAAGAGTCGGTGGCTTGGTTTGATGATGCCGCTTTTGATCTCATTACAATCAAAAAGCCGATGGCTGGGCCGTGGCAGGTAGTTGGTAGTGTTGATCCGCGTAACCGCATGGTCACTATGTCCGATGTTTCTCTGGTGATGGATGCGCTGCCTGAAGAGCTTTATGTTGGCGA
The window above is part of the Corallincola holothuriorum genome. Proteins encoded here:
- the dnaQ gene encoding DNA polymerase III subunit epsilon, which translates into the protein MSANEHRQVVLDTETTGMNQGGGPIYLGHRIIEIGCVEVINRRLTGRHYHVYINPDMPVDPEAIQVHGITDEMLADKPRFAQIADDFVEFIRGAELVIHNAPFDVGFMDHEFSRLSGGNYQPTADFCGVLDTLLLAKQTYPGQKNNLDALCRRLGIDNSHRELHGALLDAEILADVYLLMTGGQTSLELSDSSESGGGDGSQIRRLGADRTPLQVVMATADELKKHQEILDRVEKKAGSCLWRGEA